From a single Micromonospora pallida genomic region:
- a CDS encoding ATP-dependent DNA helicase UvrD2 → MGVHSAAEQVLAGLDPEQRTAVTAPAGPVCVLAGAGTGKTRAVTSRIAHRALTGAISPRHVLAVTFTARAAAEMRARLTALGVAGVQARTFHAAALRQMRYFAPRLLHGRELPELLDSKVRLVTMAATRAGLRTDRAAARDLAGEIEWAKSSLVEPGEYVVAAAKAQRETPHEPAKVAEVFTAYETVKRANGVIDFEDLLRAAVWGIEEHPDVAEQIRAQYRHFVVDEYQDVNPLQQRLLDAWLGGRDDLTVVGDASQTIYSFTGATSAYLVDFPRRHRGAVVVRLVRDYRSTPQVVGLANAVIAQARGTEARLRLELVGQRPTGPEPELRIFTDEPAEAAAVAARCRQLVAAGTPAREIAVLFRTNAQSEAYEEALTEVGVPYVVQGAERFFERVEVRQAMVALRAATRSIPGETPLPAAVVEALAGVGWAPDTPPAGGAARERWEALAALVQLAEEYAATPPVLPIGEAATVERPVTLTDFTEELHRRAAQQHVPTVEGVTLASLHSAKGLEWDAVFLVGLAEGTLPTGYAKTAEQVEEERRLLYVGITRARQSLWLSYASARSPGGRNRRPSRFLPQLDRSGGTERAGGGGTVRRGERRRNLVVSCRICGATLLAGADRKLGRCPTCPSDVDEELLERLRDWRQRVAGTQRVPAYVVFTDATLTALAERRPERPEELIAIAGIGPRKLGLYGESVLALVGGATVDAVCPEESLENPS, encoded by the coding sequence GTGGGCGTGCACTCAGCGGCGGAACAGGTGCTGGCCGGGCTCGACCCCGAGCAGCGGACGGCGGTGACCGCGCCCGCCGGGCCGGTCTGCGTCCTGGCCGGCGCGGGCACCGGGAAGACCCGCGCGGTCACCTCCCGGATCGCCCACCGGGCGCTGACCGGGGCGATCTCGCCCCGGCACGTGCTCGCGGTGACCTTCACCGCGCGGGCCGCCGCCGAGATGCGTGCCCGGCTGACCGCGCTGGGCGTCGCCGGGGTGCAGGCACGCACCTTCCACGCCGCCGCGCTGCGCCAGATGCGCTACTTCGCCCCCCGCCTGCTGCACGGCCGGGAACTGCCCGAACTGCTGGACAGCAAGGTCCGGCTGGTCACCATGGCCGCCACCCGGGCCGGGCTGCGGACCGACCGGGCCGCCGCCCGCGACCTGGCCGGCGAGATCGAGTGGGCCAAGTCGTCCCTGGTTGAACCGGGCGAGTACGTCGTCGCCGCGGCCAAGGCGCAGCGCGAGACCCCGCACGAGCCGGCGAAGGTGGCCGAGGTCTTCACCGCGTACGAGACGGTCAAGCGGGCCAACGGCGTGATCGACTTCGAGGACCTGCTCCGGGCCGCCGTCTGGGGGATCGAGGAGCATCCGGACGTCGCCGAGCAGATCCGGGCCCAGTACCGGCACTTCGTGGTCGACGAGTACCAGGACGTCAACCCGTTGCAGCAGCGACTGCTGGACGCCTGGCTCGGCGGGCGGGACGACCTCACCGTGGTCGGGGACGCCAGCCAGACCATCTACTCGTTCACCGGCGCGACCTCGGCGTACCTGGTGGACTTCCCGCGTCGGCACCGGGGGGCGGTGGTGGTCCGGCTGGTCCGCGACTACCGCTCCACCCCGCAGGTGGTGGGGCTGGCCAACGCGGTGATCGCCCAGGCGCGCGGCACCGAGGCCCGGCTCCGGCTGGAACTGGTCGGGCAGCGTCCCACCGGCCCCGAGCCGGAGCTGCGGATCTTCACCGACGAGCCGGCTGAGGCGGCGGCGGTCGCCGCGCGCTGCCGGCAGCTCGTCGCCGCCGGCACCCCGGCCCGGGAGATCGCCGTGCTGTTCCGCACCAACGCGCAGTCCGAGGCGTACGAGGAGGCGCTCACCGAGGTCGGGGTCCCGTACGTGGTGCAGGGCGCGGAACGTTTCTTCGAGCGGGTCGAGGTACGCCAGGCGATGGTGGCGCTGCGCGCCGCCACCCGGTCGATCCCGGGCGAGACGCCGCTGCCGGCCGCCGTGGTCGAGGCGCTCGCCGGCGTCGGCTGGGCACCGGACACGCCCCCGGCCGGCGGCGCGGCCCGGGAACGGTGGGAGGCGCTCGCCGCGCTGGTCCAGCTCGCCGAGGAGTACGCGGCGACCCCGCCGGTGCTGCCCATCGGCGAGGCGGCGACGGTGGAACGGCCGGTCACCCTCACCGACTTCACCGAGGAACTGCACCGGCGGGCCGCCCAGCAGCACGTGCCCACCGTCGAGGGGGTCACCCTGGCCTCGCTGCACTCGGCCAAGGGGCTGGAGTGGGACGCCGTCTTCCTGGTCGGGCTCGCCGAGGGCACCCTGCCGACCGGGTACGCCAAGACCGCCGAGCAGGTGGAGGAGGAGCGGCGGCTGCTCTACGTCGGGATCACCCGGGCCCGTCAGTCGCTCTGGTTGTCGTACGCCTCGGCGCGCTCGCCGGGTGGGCGGAACCGGCGTCCCTCGCGCTTCCTGCCGCAGCTCGACCGCTCAGGTGGCACCGAACGGGCCGGCGGCGGCGGTACGGTCCGGCGCGGCGAGCGCCGCCGGAACCTGGTGGTCTCCTGCCGGATCTGCGGGGCGACGCTGCTCGCCGGGGCGGACCGTAAGCTCGGCCGCTGTCCGACCTGTCCGTCCGACGTGGACGAGGAGCTGCTGGAACGGCTCCGGGACTGGCGGCAGCGGGTGGCCGGGACGCAGCGGGTGCCGGCGTACGTGGTCTTCACCGACGCGACCCTGACCGCGCTGGCCGAGCGGCGGCCGGAGCGCCCCGAGGAGTTGATAGCCATTGCCGGTATCGGCCCCCGCAAGCTGGGCCTATACGGCGAATCCGTGCTGGCCCTGGTGGGTGGTGCGACGGTCGACGCGGTCTGCCCGGAAGAAAGTTTGGAAAACCCGTCGTAA
- a CDS encoding WhiB family transcriptional regulator, with the protein MSLALAPFDANVELEANLPCRKFDPDLWFSDSPTELEVAKSLCGDCPLRVECLAGAAERAEPWGVWGGEIFERGAVVPRKRPRGRPRKEDVARDAALRVEAEARLAATGLATSRNTVRLAA; encoded by the coding sequence ATGAGTCTGGCGTTGGCCCCGTTCGACGCGAACGTCGAGCTGGAGGCGAACCTGCCCTGCCGGAAGTTCGACCCCGACCTGTGGTTCTCCGACTCGCCCACCGAGCTGGAAGTGGCCAAGTCGCTCTGCGGGGACTGCCCGCTGCGCGTCGAGTGCCTCGCCGGCGCGGCGGAGCGGGCCGAGCCGTGGGGTGTCTGGGGCGGCGAAATCTTCGAGCGTGGCGCGGTCGTCCCGCGCAAGCGGCCCCGTGGTCGCCCGCGCAAGGAGGACGTCGCCCGGGACGCCGCGCTCCGGGTCGAGGCCGAGGCGCGACTGGCGGCCACCGGGCTGGCCACGTCCCGCAACACGGTCCGGCTGGCGGCCTGA
- a CDS encoding ABC1 kinase family protein: MTDIPRRAVSRTAKLAALPLGFAGRTVLGMGKRVTGLASEVISAEIQQRTAEQLFSVLGQLKGGAMKFGQALSVFEAALPEEVAAPYRQALTKLQEAAPPLPAATVHRVLAEQLGPDWRNRFLEFDDTPAAAASIGQVHRAVWREATTGRRKSAAPTGRPVAVKIQYPGAGDALLADLKQLSRLGGMFRAIQPGLDVKPLLAELRERITEELDYELEAESQRAFAAAYADDPEIFIPAVVAAAPRVLVTEWVAGTPLAQIIREGTPEERDEAGRLMAVLHLSAPARAGLLHADPHPGNFRMLPDGRLGVIDFGAVARMPEGTPEPIGRLAGLALRGEAEAVVEGLRVEGFVPADEPIDAQAVLDFVQPMLAPVATEEFQFTRAWLRAEAARIASPRSSAYQLGRQLNLPPSYLLIHRVTLGSIGVLCQLEAKAPYRGILERWLPGFAPAG, encoded by the coding sequence GTGACGGATATCCCGCGCCGGGCCGTGTCCCGGACCGCCAAGCTCGCCGCACTGCCGCTCGGCTTCGCCGGACGGACCGTCCTCGGCATGGGAAAGCGCGTCACCGGGCTGGCCTCCGAGGTGATCTCCGCCGAGATCCAGCAACGAACAGCCGAGCAGTTGTTCAGCGTGCTCGGGCAGCTCAAGGGCGGGGCGATGAAGTTCGGCCAGGCGCTGTCGGTGTTCGAGGCCGCCCTGCCGGAGGAGGTCGCCGCGCCGTACCGGCAGGCGCTGACCAAGTTGCAGGAGGCGGCTCCGCCGCTGCCCGCGGCCACCGTGCACCGGGTGCTCGCCGAGCAGCTCGGACCGGACTGGCGGAACCGGTTCCTGGAGTTCGACGACACCCCCGCCGCCGCGGCCAGCATCGGCCAGGTGCACCGGGCGGTCTGGCGGGAGGCGACCACCGGACGGCGGAAGTCGGCCGCGCCGACCGGGCGTCCGGTCGCTGTCAAGATCCAGTACCCGGGCGCCGGGGACGCCCTCCTGGCCGACCTGAAACAGCTCTCCCGGCTGGGTGGCATGTTCCGGGCGATCCAGCCCGGCCTGGACGTCAAACCGCTCCTCGCCGAGCTGCGGGAGCGGATCACCGAGGAACTCGACTACGAGCTGGAGGCCGAGTCACAGCGGGCGTTCGCGGCGGCGTACGCGGACGACCCGGAGATCTTCATCCCGGCGGTGGTCGCCGCCGCCCCCCGGGTGTTGGTCACCGAGTGGGTGGCGGGCACCCCGCTGGCGCAGATCATCCGCGAGGGCACTCCGGAGGAGCGCGACGAGGCGGGCCGGTTGATGGCCGTCCTGCACCTCTCCGCCCCGGCCCGGGCCGGGCTGCTGCACGCCGACCCGCACCCGGGCAACTTCCGGATGCTGCCCGACGGCCGGCTCGGTGTGATCGACTTCGGCGCGGTGGCCCGGATGCCGGAGGGTACGCCGGAGCCGATCGGCCGGCTGGCCGGGTTGGCCCTGCGCGGCGAGGCCGAGGCGGTGGTGGAGGGGCTGCGGGTCGAGGGCTTCGTCCCCGCCGACGAGCCGATCGACGCGCAGGCGGTGCTGGACTTCGTCCAGCCGATGCTGGCACCGGTGGCGACCGAGGAGTTCCAGTTCACCCGGGCCTGGCTTCGCGCCGAGGCGGCCCGGATCGCCAGCCCCCGGTCGTCGGCCTACCAGTTGGGCCGGCAGCTCAACCTGCCCCCGTCGTACCTGCTCATCCACCGGGTGACGCTCGGCTCCATCGGGGTGCTCTGCCAACTGGAGGCGAAGGCCCCCTACCGGGGAATCCTCGAACGCTGGCTCCCCGGCTTCGCGCCAGCGGGCTGA
- a CDS encoding PqqD family protein — protein MTHATLPRPTLLPGLTRLWRDRHTLQLGLDPGRAVLLEVANPRAVRLLDLLDGAHSERHILDHATRIRVDRDDARSLLETLRAAGLVVAAHTLLPTGLADPDRARLTDEADALALNAADLPGTPAQVLRRRRAARVVVSGGGRLGGPVAVALAQAGVGHVEPDLGGRVRPADLVGAGLLPTDVGRHTAEAVADAIARTAASTVTRPVRRRRADLVVQVGVDRPAALLAAGFARRRQPHLMLALRDGVPVIGPLVRPPVGPCLNCLDLHRLDRDPAWPALAAQLAGDDPAPACGVATLLAAVALATAESLSHVDGGVPETVGAAIEVAGAGRFGRRFWPPHPDCGCGHSVRRARRAAPATGPVASARPTPLPRARQQSSTEAARSVTMAG, from the coding sequence ATGACCCATGCCACACTTCCCCGGCCGACGCTGCTGCCCGGACTCACCCGACTCTGGCGCGACCGTCACACGCTGCAGCTCGGCCTCGATCCCGGCCGGGCCGTCCTGCTCGAGGTGGCCAACCCGCGCGCCGTCCGGCTGCTCGACCTGCTCGACGGCGCGCACAGCGAGCGGCACATCCTCGACCACGCCACCCGGATCCGCGTCGACCGCGACGACGCGCGCAGCCTGCTGGAGACGCTCCGGGCCGCCGGGCTGGTGGTCGCCGCGCACACCCTGCTCCCCACCGGTCTCGCCGACCCGGACCGGGCCCGGCTGACCGACGAGGCGGACGCGCTCGCCCTCAACGCCGCCGACCTGCCCGGCACTCCGGCCCAGGTGCTCCGGCGTCGCCGGGCCGCCCGGGTCGTGGTCAGCGGCGGGGGACGGCTCGGCGGGCCGGTCGCCGTGGCCCTGGCCCAGGCTGGCGTCGGGCACGTCGAGCCCGACCTGGGCGGCCGGGTGCGCCCGGCGGATCTGGTCGGCGCCGGGCTTCTGCCCACGGATGTCGGCCGGCACACCGCCGAGGCGGTGGCGGACGCGATCGCCCGTACCGCGGCCAGCACGGTCACCCGTCCGGTCCGGCGCCGCCGGGCCGACCTGGTGGTCCAGGTGGGCGTCGACCGACCGGCCGCACTGCTCGCCGCCGGGTTCGCCCGCCGTCGGCAGCCACACCTGATGCTCGCGCTCCGCGACGGCGTACCGGTGATCGGTCCCCTGGTCCGGCCCCCGGTCGGACCGTGCCTCAACTGTCTCGACCTGCACCGGTTGGACCGCGACCCGGCCTGGCCGGCGCTCGCCGCCCAGCTCGCCGGCGACGATCCGGCCCCGGCCTGCGGGGTCGCCACCCTCCTCGCCGCCGTCGCCCTGGCCACGGCGGAGTCGCTCAGCCACGTCGACGGCGGGGTTCCCGAGACCGTCGGCGCGGCGATCGAGGTTGCCGGCGCCGGCCGGTTCGGGCGGCGGTTCTGGCCGCCACACCCCGACTGCGGCTGCGGTCACTCCGTCCGGCGAGCGAGGCGCGCGGCGCCGGCGACCGGGCCCGTCGCCAGCGCGAGACCCACCCCACTACCTCGGGCCCGGCAGCAGAGCAGCACCGAGGCGGCTCGGTCAGTAACAATGGCCGGGTGA
- a CDS encoding DUF5679 domain-containing protein, which translates to MADQAQTYNGYCVKCKEKRDFEGKVEVSKTGMNMAKGKCPVCGTTVNRILGKAKV; encoded by the coding sequence GTGGCCGACCAGGCCCAGACCTACAACGGTTACTGCGTCAAGTGCAAGGAGAAGCGCGACTTCGAAGGCAAGGTCGAGGTTTCCAAGACCGGCATGAACATGGCCAAGGGCAAGTGCCCGGTCTGCGGCACAACAGTGAACCGGATTCTCGGCAAGGCGAAGGTCTGA
- a CDS encoding M48 family metallopeptidase, translating to MAGARKPVVEVRRSQRRRRTVSAYRDGERVVVLIPDQFSRAEETEWVDRMLARLAAREDRPARSDAELLQRAHRLIGLYLPEHRRAAVPASVRWVTNQNGRWGSCTPADRTIRLSHRLQDMPDWVIDYVLLHELAHLIVPSHNASFWALVCRYPKAERARGYLEGIASVAGGPLTD from the coding sequence ATGGCAGGCGCGCGGAAACCCGTCGTCGAAGTGCGGCGCAGTCAGCGTCGGCGACGTACGGTGTCCGCGTACCGGGACGGGGAACGGGTGGTCGTCCTCATCCCGGACCAGTTCTCCCGGGCCGAAGAGACCGAGTGGGTCGACCGGATGCTCGCCCGGCTCGCGGCGCGCGAGGACAGGCCGGCCCGGAGCGACGCCGAACTGCTCCAACGAGCCCACCGGCTGATCGGCCTCTACCTGCCGGAGCACCGTCGGGCAGCGGTCCCCGCGAGCGTCCGGTGGGTGACCAACCAGAACGGCCGCTGGGGTTCGTGCACACCGGCCGACCGGACCATCCGCCTCTCGCACCGACTTCAGGACATGCCCGACTGGGTGATCGACTACGTCCTCCTGCACGAGCTGGCCCATCTCATCGTGCCGAGCCACAACGCCTCGTTCTGGGCCCTGGTCTGCCGCTACCCGAAGGCCGAGCGGGCCCGTGGCTACCTCGAGGGAATCGCGTCGGTGGCCGGCGGGCCGCTCACCGACTGA
- a CDS encoding zinc-dependent metalloprotease gives MPDIPFGFALPGGQPPDPNDPAQLQQFMSQLQHLLSAPGSGPVNWDLARQVAASQLAASGDPAVTPYERNAVEEALRLADLWLEPVSSWPSGIQTPVAWNRNEWIYKTLDVWRKLCDPVASRMVGAMGDLVPPEARAQLGPMQSMVATLGGALFGGQLGQALGSLAAEVLSAGDIGLPLGPAGTAALIPANIKQYGSGLELPEDEVRLYVALREAAHQRLFQHVPWLRGHVLSSVETYAAGIRVNREAIEEAMGRVDPTDPESMRAIALEGIFTPEDTPAQKASLARLETALALVEGWVCHVVDNAAGGRLPNVVALGEAFRRRRAAGGPAEQTFAALVGLELRPRRLREAAALWSALTEHRGIAGRDAVWGHPDLLPSGEDFADPEAFARSQLDFGELEEFLAAPGGAAEPGGPEEQPPGGDGTPPQDTDRS, from the coding sequence GTGCCTGATATTCCGTTTGGCTTCGCGCTCCCGGGTGGGCAACCACCAGACCCCAACGACCCCGCGCAACTGCAGCAGTTCATGAGCCAGTTGCAGCACCTGCTCTCGGCACCGGGCAGCGGTCCGGTCAACTGGGACCTGGCCCGTCAGGTGGCGGCCAGCCAGCTCGCCGCCTCGGGCGACCCGGCCGTCACGCCGTACGAGCGCAACGCCGTGGAGGAGGCCCTGCGCCTGGCCGACCTGTGGCTGGAGCCGGTCTCGTCGTGGCCGTCGGGCATCCAGACCCCGGTCGCCTGGAACCGCAACGAGTGGATCTACAAGACCCTCGACGTCTGGCGCAAGCTCTGCGACCCGGTGGCCAGCCGGATGGTCGGCGCGATGGGCGACCTGGTTCCGCCGGAGGCGCGGGCCCAGCTCGGTCCGATGCAGTCGATGGTGGCCACCCTGGGCGGGGCGCTCTTCGGCGGGCAGCTCGGGCAGGCACTCGGGTCGCTCGCCGCCGAGGTGCTCTCCGCCGGCGACATCGGCCTGCCGCTCGGCCCGGCCGGCACGGCGGCGCTCATCCCGGCCAACATCAAGCAGTACGGCTCGGGCCTGGAACTGCCCGAGGACGAGGTACGCCTCTACGTCGCCCTGCGCGAGGCCGCCCACCAGCGCCTCTTCCAGCACGTCCCGTGGCTGCGCGGGCACGTGCTCAGCTCCGTCGAGACGTACGCCGCCGGGATCCGGGTCAACCGGGAGGCGATCGAGGAGGCGATGGGCCGGGTCGACCCGACCGACCCGGAGTCGATGCGGGCGATCGCCCTGGAGGGCATCTTCACGCCGGAGGACACCCCGGCGCAGAAGGCGTCCCTGGCCCGGTTGGAGACCGCCCTCGCCCTGGTCGAAGGTTGGGTCTGCCACGTGGTGGACAACGCGGCCGGCGGGCGACTGCCGAACGTGGTCGCCCTCGGTGAGGCGTTCCGCCGGCGGCGGGCGGCCGGCGGGCCCGCCGAGCAGACCTTCGCCGCCCTGGTCGGCCTGGAGCTGCGGCCGCGCCGGCTGCGCGAGGCGGCGGCGCTCTGGTCGGCGCTGACCGAGCACCGGGGGATCGCCGGCCGGGACGCCGTGTGGGGCCACCCGGACCTGCTCCCCTCGGGCGAGGACTTCGCCGACCCGGAGGCCTTCGCCCGTTCCCAGCTCGACTTCGGCGAGCTGGAGGAGTTCCTCGCCGCCCCGGGCGGCGCGGCGGAGCCGGGCGGCCCGGAGGAGCAGCCGCCGGGCGGCGACGGCACGCCCCCGCAGGACACCGACCGGTCCTGA
- a CDS encoding YlbL family protein: protein MRRRGVTVLLGALLTTLLSIGVLAAPIPYVVLGPGPTVDTLGTENGEEIIKVDGRETSTSAGQLRLTTVGVQPSVKLRSAIAGWFSPDRAVVPRELVYPPGQSRKQVEERNAEEFTASQTSAETAALRKLGYPVQVVVRTVSADGPSAGQLQVGDLITSVDGEPVTSANGLTGLIRARPAGSPLAVGYTRGGVAGTATVTSREQDGRPRVGIEIEQQQPHPFTLEIDLGDIGGPSAGLMFALGIVDKLDPDDLTGGRIIAGTGTIDDEGQVGPIGGIAQKLVGAKEAGAKVFLVPAANCAEALANPQPGLPLLKVSSLDEALTALETLRAGGEPTRC, encoded by the coding sequence ATGAGACGTCGCGGTGTCACGGTCCTGCTCGGTGCTCTGCTCACCACCCTGCTCAGCATCGGAGTGCTCGCGGCGCCGATCCCGTACGTGGTGCTCGGACCCGGGCCGACCGTCGACACCCTCGGCACGGAGAACGGGGAGGAGATCATCAAGGTCGACGGCCGGGAGACCTCCACCTCGGCGGGACAGCTCCGGCTGACCACCGTCGGCGTGCAGCCGTCGGTGAAACTGCGGTCGGCGATCGCCGGCTGGTTCTCGCCGGACCGGGCGGTGGTGCCCCGGGAGTTGGTCTACCCGCCGGGGCAGAGCCGGAAGCAGGTCGAGGAGCGTAACGCCGAGGAGTTCACCGCGTCGCAGACCAGCGCCGAGACGGCCGCGCTGCGGAAGCTGGGCTACCCGGTCCAGGTGGTGGTCCGGACGGTGAGCGCGGACGGCCCCTCGGCCGGCCAGCTCCAGGTCGGTGACCTGATCACTTCGGTCGACGGCGAGCCGGTCACCAGCGCGAACGGGTTGACCGGGCTGATCCGGGCGCGTCCGGCGGGCTCGCCGCTGGCCGTCGGCTACACCCGGGGCGGGGTCGCCGGCACGGCCACCGTGACCAGCCGGGAGCAGGACGGCCGGCCGCGCGTCGGCATCGAGATCGAGCAGCAGCAGCCGCACCCGTTCACTCTGGAGATCGACCTCGGGGACATCGGCGGGCCGAGCGCCGGGCTGATGTTCGCGTTGGGCATCGTGGACAAGCTGGATCCCGACGACCTCACCGGCGGCCGGATCATCGCGGGCACCGGCACCATCGACGACGAGGGCCAGGTCGGGCCGATCGGCGGCATTGCCCAGAAGCTGGTGGGCGCCAAGGAGGCCGGGGCCAAGGTGTTCCTGGTGCCGGCGGCGAACTGCGCCGAGGCGCTGGCCAACCCGCAGCCCGGGCTTCCGCTGCTGAAGGTGAGCAGCCTGGACGAGGCGCTGACCGCCCTGGAGACGCTGCGCGCCGGGGGCGAGCCGACCCGCTGCTGA